The genomic region tgtgtgtgtgtgtgtgtgtgtgtgtgtgtgtgtgtgtgtgtagagagagagagagaggtgcatgtctgcatatatacacatatatggcggggaggaagggagagacgTAGGACCAGAGGACAAACATAGTGAATGCTGGTAATTGTTGAAACTATTAAAGGGCATATGGAGTTCATTGTattggtttttaaactttttcataggTTTAAATGTATTCAAAATGTGGAAAAATGTTATCTTCTGAATGCTAGGATTACTATGATTTTAGCAATATCAGGAATTGTCGGACTTGGTGTCTCTGTTTTTGATTCTTGCACGTAAGGACTTTGTGTGCCTACACCTGCAATGCTGATGTCAATGTTTGTGACAAAGCTTGTTCTACCACTGTGGTGAACACTGACCCCAGGGGCACTGTACTCGGTGCTGGCTTGTGCCACCTACTAGGGCTGCATGTGAGCACTGCTTCTACTTTATAACTTTGACTTTAATAGTCTGTCAACTTGGTAGCTATATCTCAGCTGAACCGTGTACCTGGTAGCAGACTAATAATACACTTCCAGCATGAGCACACCCTTTGATCCAACTCTTCCACTTATAGGAACCTAGCCAAAGGAAAAAACAGCACATGTGCTGATACTAGCAAATCATTAGAGACAATCTCAAGGTCCAAAAATGGAGGCTTGACTTCAGAATCTTATGCAATCCATCAAAGTTGTACTGCAGAAATGTGTCAGCTAACAAGGAAAAAGATGGTCACAATATACAGTGAAATAAGCAAATTAAATAATTGTATGgtatagctgggcgtggtggctcatgcctgtaatcccagcactgaggtcaggagttcaagaccagcttgaccaacatggtgaaaccctgtctctactaaaaatacaaaattagccgggtgtggtggcgcatgcctgtaatctgagctacttgggaggctgaggcaggagaatcacttgaacctgggaggcagaggttgcagtgagccgagattgtgccactgcactccagcctgggcaaaaagagttaaacgccatctcaaaaaaaaaaaaagaaaaaaaaagaaaagtgtatgGTATGAgcaaactctttaaaaaattacaattatatCCACAGACTTGGAAGAACTTGCACTAAATGCTTAACTTTGGCTGTCTCTGGGTAGATGaaatttttggtgttttgttctAATTGCTAATCTCTATTTTCTGACTCTTCTGTAATTACATGCATTGCcaagcaatgaaaaaaataatactaaaagtaGTTAAGATAGCATGATACTTAATAAAGAAATCCAATTATGGCACTTCCTCAtactaaattataatttaagCATGGGGTTGCAGCATACCTAAGTGTCTGATTCTTCTTATGTGTCTACTTACAAGATGCAGCCCGCATTGTGGTCAAAACTTCAGGTTCTGGTCTTGGGTGAGCTGGGTTACATCTTGGCTCTGCCGCTAAGCTGAGTGACTTTAGCCAGCCTTCCTAGCCTCTAGATCTGTCTTCATCTGAGTAATGGGGATGGTAGTGATCATACTAAGCTTATGGCTTGGTTGCTGGTTACACAACACGTGGAAATACAGAATAAACTGCTTGGCATGGTGCCTAACAGTACTGTGTTCAATACATGGTGCCCGTTACTACTCAATCAGATGTCCTCGGCTTTCTTCAGGGGCCAGCAGATGATGTGAAAGCGAACAGGAACCCCTGCCGAAGCCCAAAAGACTCCTCCCGGCATTGACAGCTACGCTGTGCATCTTGCCTGGATGTTTTTTCAGAGGAGGGTGCAGGCAAGAGCAAAAGCAGCAGTCCCAGGCTATTCAGCTTCCACAAAGCCTCCTTATCTCCGGTTGGGAAGTACAGTTGCTGATTAACTGTGTTAACACAGCACAGTGCTCAGAAGGCCAAAGGTCAAAGACTAAGGTTTGAAGCCCCACAAGGAGGAAATATCCCTCCTCGTCattactgggggaaaaaaaattacacttgtaAGCCACTTAAAAGGGAGCACCTTTATTTGGAAAACAGTAATTTCAAAATCATCTCCCGAACTTAGAATCGATGGGTCTGGGTAGATACCCTAAGTAAACAGGTGAAATCTTCATTAATTGTTCACttattaagtaaaattttaaattaaccgATTATGTACAGGAGTGTTTTTCACATTTCCTGATAAGAATCACTTGGAATGCCCTGTAAACACAGCCTCACTGGAGATTAATCCTATCAAATTGATTCAGTGAGTCCGAGATGGGCCAGtaatttggaaatttttgtttttacaaatgctTCCTGATGATGACCAAGTCCAAGAAAATTTGGTAAACAACGGAAAGTTATCTGGAACATAACTTTCAGTTTTCTCCGCAGTTTTTAAATGCTGAACTACTAATCATCCTAGAGATAACCCACTGAAAAGTCTTCTCTAATCCAGTTTTACAAAAGGAAAGTCTTTTTAACATATGGTTTGATAAAATGTTTTCCGAAGAAATACTTTACTTGCCTGTTTTCATTTCTGGCCCATCCGTTCTACTTCACGTTTTCTTGAAGAGTCCATCTTCTATGAGTTGAGGCATAGCAatctaatcatttttaaaataaatggtttctttttttttttttttgagacggagtctcgctgttgcccaggagtacagtggcgcaatctcagctcactgtaagttccgcctcccaggttcaactgattctcctgcctcagcctccagagtagctgggactacaggcgcccgccaccatgcccggctaattttttgtatttttagtagagacgaggtttcaccgtgttagccaggatggtctggatctcctgacctcgtgagccgcccgcctcggcctcccaaagtgctgggattacaggcgtgagccaccgcgtccggccaacAAATGGTTTCTAATTAAAGGATTGTGACATTTAATAGCCGTTGCTTGCTCTTGTCTTGCTCCCTTCTCTCTCGAAACTTGTTAAGAAATAACTCAATATTCTGGCTTTTCCACTTTAAATCTCATACTGACCAGCCCGTGTATGCCAGCCTCGATCTCATCGTTTTCTTTAACCGGTCCAACTCCCTTTGGCGTCCCAGTCAAGATAATATCTCCTTCTTCCAAGGTTATGATCTTAGAAACATAGCTGATGATGTAGGGGATGGAAAAAATCATGGAAGATGTCTCACCCTCCTGTCTGAGTTCGCCGTTGACCTTGAGCCAGAGCTTCAGCTTGTGAGGGTCAGGGATCTTCTCCTTGGGCACGAACGCGCTGACCGGGCAGGACGCCGTGAAGCTCTTCGCCAGAGTCCAGGGCAGCCCCTTCTTCTTGCACTCGTCCTGCACGTCCCGGGCGGTCATATCCAGGCACAGGGCATAGCCGCCCACGTAGTCCATGGCCGCGGCCTCGGGGACTGCGCGGCAGCGcttgcccatcaccacgcccagctccagCTCGTGGTGCAGGTTGCGAGTGTACGCGGGCATGAGGATGGGCGAGCCCTCGGGCGCGTAGGCCGTGGACGGCTTCAGGAACAGCACGGGCTCGCTCAACACCGCGCTGCGCATCTCCCTGACATGGTCCGCGTAGTTCCTCCCCACGCAGACGATGTTCTTTCCCCACTCCCAGAAGCGGGACAATGGCCTGGATGCTGCCATGATTCCCATCAAGTGCCCCTGTAGTCACGTGGGCTGGGCCGGTCAGCTGATGCCTACGGCATCCCGGAGAGGACCAACTGCCTCGGAACGCTGTCCCCCGCAGCGACGGCCCGTTCCACCTCGCGATCTGCCGGGTACCCGGGCGGCGTGGCGCTCGGCCTCCAAGGATCCACTGTGCGGTGCCAAAAAAGAGGCAGAGGCTCGCGGCACAGCTCTCCCGGCGCAGCTCTCGGGCCGCCGCCACCGCTCCCAGGCCCGTCTCCCGGCCCGTGGCAGTCGGGGCTCGCGGACAAAACAAGTTGAGCGCGAGCGCGTTGATTGGTTGGCGGACGGTGCGAGGTGGACGCTGATTGGCTGAGGGCAGCGCGAGGCGGGCGCTGATTGGCTGCGACGCGCCGACGCCGGTGTTTTGCAGCCCTGGGCAGCTCGGCAGTCCAGCCCGGCCCGGGTCATGGTGGTGGGCCGCGGGCTGCTCGGCCGCCGCAGCCTCGCCGCGCTGGGAGCCGCCTGCGCCCGCCGAGGCCTCGGTGGGTGCAGCGGGGCGGTGCGGGCCGGGGGACGCGGGCCTGGCTGGGCGGGCAGCGGGCGGCGCCGGGCCGTCGTTTGGCGACCGCTGACGCGGTGTCTGTTGCGCAGGTGCCTAAGGCCGCGCTGCGGGGCTGGAGCGGAGGCGGCGCAGGCGCTGAGGCTGGCGCGGAGCGGGCGCGGGGCCGCGGGTGCGGAAAGCGCTAGGTAAGCAGGGCCAGGCCTGCGTCCGCCGCGGCCTCCACGCTCGGGCTGGGCCGGCCGCGCCCCTGACGCCTCCAGGGCATCGCGTCCTGCCCGGGCCGGCGCCGAGGAGAGCCTGGGGCGCGGCTCTAAGGCGCAGCGGGCAGGGCCCCGGGACGCCTGGCCCACCCCGCACCTGCTGCCCCGCTGCAAGGACCGCGGTCTCGCGGCGCCGCTTGCGGTGGTGGAGCTGCCCGCCCGGCGCCGGAGCCCCCCTGTCTGGGGACCCGGCGTGTCATTCGCCCGAGGTGGTCGCGAGGCCGGGCCAGGCCAGCGCCCCGGGCGGGTGCGCAGCGCAGGGCACTGGGCGGGCGGAGGCGCAGGCAGGGAGGCGTCCCTGGCGGTTTCCAGGTCTCGCCGAAAGCTGTCAAGGCTCTGCAGGGGGTAGAATGTCGCCATTGCTAAGGAAAGGACATGGATTTTGAGGTCCTCAGAATTACAGTTTTAGGGACATTCATAAGGGTCCAGGCAGAGAGTTCCAGCGGGACTGTGTGCATCGGCACGGCGTGCGTGCCCCATTCTAAGGGAGGCCCCAGCCCCCGTATTTGGTGCCGCCCAGTTCAAGGGAAGCAAGATGCTGTGAaacttcctgatttaaaaaagaagtgcAGTGacgcacgcctgtcatcccagcactttgggaggccgaggcgggaggatcgcttgagtccaggagttccagaccagcctggcaacatgttgagacctcatctctacaaaaactaaacaaaatcagccgggcgtggtggcacacaactgtagtctcagtcactttggaggctgaggtgggaggatcgcttgagtccaggaggtcgaggctgcagtgagccttgatcgcagcactgcactgtagcctaggggacagagtgagaccgtatgtccattttttttgttgtttttggggcCAAACCGAACATGTTCCTGGACTTGGCCCAGGCCCCAGGCTGCAGGTCCTTGACCTGTACAAAGTATTACAGTTACAAAACAGCAAGCCGGGAACATTTGTCAGGCAGTGCTGGGCTGAGTGATATGGAAAGGGAATAAGGTTTCTGCTGGTGTTGGCACCAGCTGCGTCTTTCCTCAGAAATAAAGGCACCTCCCTGGGTTGTCAGCTTCTTCAGGAGGCTGTGATGGTCCCCAGGGGAGGCTGAGCGCCAGTTGTAAATGACATTTTCTTCGCCTGGGCAGTGCAGtggccaatctcggctcactgcaacctctgcctcccgggctcaagcgagtctcctgcctcagcctcctgagtagctgggactacaggcgcgcgccaacacgcccggctaatttttgtattttagtagagaaggggcttcactgtgttggccaggccgctctcttaactcctgacctcaagtgatccgcccgcctcggcctcccaaagtgctgggatgacaggcctgagccaccgcacgtgggcagtatttttgtttgtaatgTTCTGCTCTTTGTTTGTAATGGAGCTCCTTTCCAGGAGGACGCCCGGCACTCGGAATCCTGTCGCAACCCTTCTGCACCCCACTTGCAGCCCCCAGCACCCACACTCTGCTTGGTGTGCTCCTTGAGCTGGGGTGGTACTGAGGCTAAggggaaggggaatatcacaggAAGCTGCTCATATAGAAACCTTGGTATTATTGTTCCTGAGGAGAATGATCTGGAAAATGCCCAGCTGGTTGTCAGGCGGGTAATAGGATATCTTTGTGCAGTGATTGAAACTATAGTTTGGGCAGTTTCCCCGGCTGTGGAAATAAGGTCGGATTCCGCATTTCGATGGGCCCTGGAGACGCGTGTGTCTGTCAGTTGGTGGCTGCTGCCCATTTCTGGATCCCTTTTGGGAGAAGCCCCTGCCGTGGCACCTACCCCAGGACTGCACTGTCCTCTGCCACCTTCTGTGGTTTCTTCCCCGTGTAGAGCGGAACTGAAGGTATTGTCGGGGCCCCCGTGTATTGTTAGATTTAGTAGGAGTTTcattgctgaaaatatttttgcattggTCGACTGGGTGGCAGACACTTTTGTCCCTTGGTCACCCACTCCTCTCAGCTCCTGGGCCTTCTGGGCCCCTGTGGCAGAGTCCTTTGGGTCAGTTGGATGGTGGTTTTGTG from Pan troglodytes isolate AG18354 chromosome 18, NHGRI_mPanTro3-v2.0_pri, whole genome shotgun sequence harbors:
- the LOC741017 gene encoding acylpyruvase FAHD1, mitochondrial, producing the protein MGIMAASRPLSRFWEWGKNIVCVGRNYADHVREMRSAVLSEPVLFLKPSTAYAPEGSPILMPAYTRNLHHELELGVVMGKRCRAVPEAAAMDYVGGYALCLDMTARDVQDECKKKGLPWTLAKSFTASCPVSAFVPKEKIPDPHKLKLWLKVNGELRQEGETSSMIFSIPYIISYVSKIITLEEGDIILTGTPKGVGPVKENDEIEAGIHGLVSMRFKVEKPEY